One window of the Primulina eburnea isolate SZY01 chromosome 18, ASM2296580v1, whole genome shotgun sequence genome contains the following:
- the LOC140819681 gene encoding uncharacterized protein isoform X2, producing MVGNDISAKPIKFLCSYGGRILPRYSDGKLRYHGGETRVLSVERSLSFSELLLKLAEMCGTAVSLRCQLPAEDLDALVSITSDEDLANLIEEYDRAAAAAPPSLSCLKIRAFLSAPKLTKKVSPPPSTLSSTSPRSPFCYAAITGGVPPRCPSSASGKYIRQASRQQQSQPFYAVKAAGKSPHHHYACHHHHNGNG from the exons ATGGTCGGAAATGATATCTCCGCCAAACCCATCAAGTTCTTGTGCAGCTACGGCGGCCGGATCCTTCCCCGTTACTCCGACGGGAAGCTACGGTACCACGGTGGGGAGACCCGTGTTCTTTCTGTGGAACGCAGCCTTTCCTTTTCGG AGCTGCTGTTGAAATTGGCGGAGATGTGTGGAACGGCGGTGAGTTTGAGGTGCCAATTGCCTGCTGAAGACCTGGACGCATTGGTGTCGATTACTTCCGACGAGGATCTCGCCAATCTCATCGAGGAGTACGACcgggcggcggcggcggcgccTCCGTCGTTGTCGTGTCTCAAGATCAGAGCTTTCCTTTCGGCCCCCAAGCTCACCAAAAAGGTCTCTCCACCTCCCTCAACTCTCTCCTCCACCTCACCCAGATCACCCTTCTGTTACGCCGCCATCACCGGTGGCGTCCCTCCACGGTGCCCCAGCTCCGCCAGCGGGAAATACATCCGCCAGGCCTCGAGACAGCAGCAGTCACAGCCGTTTTACGCCGTGAAAGCCGCCGGGAAATCCCCTCATCATCATTATGCATGCCACCATCATCATAATGGAAATG GTTGA
- the LOC140819681 gene encoding uncharacterized protein isoform X1, translating to MVGNDISAKPIKFLCSYGGRILPRYSDGKLRYHGGETRVLSVERSLSFSELLLKLAEMCGTAVSLRCQLPAEDLDALVSITSDEDLANLIEEYDRAAAAAPPSLSCLKIRAFLSAPKLTKKVSPPPSTLSSTSPRSPFCYAAITGGVPPRCPSSASGKYIRQASRQQQSQPFYAVKAAGKSPHHHYACHHHHNGNGGRVYLIHSGNNWQ from the exons ATGGTCGGAAATGATATCTCCGCCAAACCCATCAAGTTCTTGTGCAGCTACGGCGGCCGGATCCTTCCCCGTTACTCCGACGGGAAGCTACGGTACCACGGTGGGGAGACCCGTGTTCTTTCTGTGGAACGCAGCCTTTCCTTTTCGG AGCTGCTGTTGAAATTGGCGGAGATGTGTGGAACGGCGGTGAGTTTGAGGTGCCAATTGCCTGCTGAAGACCTGGACGCATTGGTGTCGATTACTTCCGACGAGGATCTCGCCAATCTCATCGAGGAGTACGACcgggcggcggcggcggcgccTCCGTCGTTGTCGTGTCTCAAGATCAGAGCTTTCCTTTCGGCCCCCAAGCTCACCAAAAAGGTCTCTCCACCTCCCTCAACTCTCTCCTCCACCTCACCCAGATCACCCTTCTGTTACGCCGCCATCACCGGTGGCGTCCCTCCACGGTGCCCCAGCTCCGCCAGCGGGAAATACATCCGCCAGGCCTCGAGACAGCAGCAGTCACAGCCGTTTTACGCCGTGAAAGCCGCCGGGAAATCCCCTCATCATCATTATGCATGCCACCATCATCATAATGGAAATGGTGGTCGTGTTTATCTGATTCACAGTGGGAATAACTGGCAATAA
- the LOC140819223 gene encoding uncharacterized protein: MAENREDARYNPPEAIPIRDHFRPVINTHYSGIARGTINDNNFELKPALINMVQQNQFAGTATSDPHVHLRTFLEITDTELATKFLSKYFPPAKSAQLKIEISTFRQTDFEQLYEAWERYKELLRRCPNHGFEDWVQIELFYNGLNGQTRTTVDAAAGVQRTAGVYAVDPITSLTAQVSALTTQIATMNKASTSNFEGPSVVVEESHTPEEVQYINNKNFGGFGGYRVGTFVVESGKRMSRTESRLDNLETHMASIGATLKILESQVGQITKQLTSQPSGAVQKTAGPNLREVNAIFIHHEETCVVGREEKRVELTPIQDEKLSPTKGARGKKSERYDLNKCIDISLLPYPQQFFQLQAEFRKKKGLEDLKDLHTSNEFVDQVEGEVTEGTRRNLPQKLLDPGEFIVPCEIGGHLVEKAICDSGASINIMPSSLYEKLGLSKMRSTELSVQLADKSVKVPLGIVEDVELKIDKLKVLAEFLVLDMENSQDVHVILGRPLLAAVGAIIDVKRGKMTMEVEGQMVAVRASHKSYDPP, from the exons atggctgaaaacagagaggACGCAAGATATAACCCGCCAGAGGCTATACCGATCAGAgatcacttcagaccagtgatcAATACACATtattctggcattgctcggGGGACCATAAATGACAACAATTTCGAGCTGAAGCCTGCCTTGATCAATATGGTTCAACAAAACCAGTTCGCTGGAACTGCTACTTCAGATCCTCATGTTCACCTGAGAACCTTCTTGGAGATCACGgatacg GAGTTGGCAACGAAAttcctttctaaatattttccccCAGCGAAGTCTGCACAATTGAAGATTGAGATCAGCACTTTTAGACAGACTGACTTCGAGCAGttgtatgaggcatgggaaaggTACAAAGAGTTGTTGCGGAGGTGCCCGAATCATGGGtttgaagactgggtgcagATCGAGCTTTTCTATAACGGGTTGAACGGTCAGACACGGACAACAGTGGATGCAGCGgcag gagtacAGAGGACTGCCGgagtttatgctgtggatcctATCACATCACTGACTGCGCAAGTATCAGCATTGACTACACAGATAGCGACTATGAACAAAGCGAGTACATCAAACTTTGAGGGACCATCAGTTGTCGTTGAAGAGTCACACACTCCTGAAGAAGTGCAATACATCAATAACAAGAACTTTGGAGGCTTTggcggatatcgag tggggacatttgttgttgaatctggTAAGAGGATGTCTAGAACTGAGTCTAGACTTGACAACCTTGAAACACATATGGCGAGTATTGGTGCTACTTTGAAAATCCTTGAATCGCAAGTGGGGCagataacgaagcaactcacgTCTCAACCGTCAGGCGCAGTTCAGAAGACTGCCGGCCCAAATCTGAGAGAGGTGAATGCCATTTTTATACATCATGAAGAGACTTGCGTGGTAGGCAGAGAAGAGAAGAGGGTTGAACTCACACCTATTCAGGATGAAAAACTAAGTCCAACCAAAGGAGCTCGAGGTAAGAAGTCTGAGAGGTatgatttaaataaatgcatagatatttctttacttccctaCCCCCAGCAATTTTTTCAATTACAAGCTGAATTTCGAAAGaaaaaaggtcttgaagatctcaagGACCTACACACTAGTAATGAGTTTGTAGATCAGGTGGAAGGTGAAGTTACTGAAGGAACACGAAGAAATCTTCCTCAAAAGTTGCTCGATCCCGGTGAATTTATTGTACCATGTGAAATAGGAGGACATTTAGTAGAAAAGGCTATCTGTGACTCAGGAGCAAGTATAAATATAATGCCAAGTTCTCTCtacgagaaacttggattgagcaAGATGAGATCCACCGAGTTAAGCGTGCAGCTGGCAGATAAATCGGTGAAAGTACCATTGGGtattgtggaagatgttgaactGAAGATTGACAAATTGAAAGTTCTAGCAGAATTCTTGGTACTCGATATGGAGAATAGTCAGGACGTTCACGTCATTCTAGGACGACCTTTATTGGCTgctgttggagccatcatcgACGTGAAACGAGGAAAGATGACCATGGAAGTTGAAGGTCAAATGGTAGCAGTAAGGGCATCCCACAAATCATATGACCCACCATGA